A section of the Papio anubis isolate 15944 chromosome 16, Panubis1.0, whole genome shotgun sequence genome encodes:
- the LOC101022350 gene encoding protein FAM209A gives MPILSYCLLEMPPSPFESSSWATPVSPINLCSEIITMARVASAQGLCDITKGLAPGAQSPSCEGKQTHHEHLPSPSLLTMWTLKWFLVLLLCLTCSYASMFSSLREKTSEPQGKVPYGGHFRIRQNQPEHAQSWLGSKWLWLLFVVVLFVILKFQRDNEKNKKQSPGIRGGQFHSLLKKKQNASLNKDCTFNILHELEVELVRFVSKVQSLKGAMATGNVSNLKLRRSETPTDPHRVTIYDIQGEESSS, from the exons ATGCCCATCCTCTCTTACTGCCTGCTGGAAATGCCCCCATCTCCCTTTGAGTCCTCCTCCTGGGCGACCCCTGTGAGCCCCATTAACCTCTGTTCTGAAATCATCACAATGGCCAGGGTGGCCTCAGCTCAGGGCCTCTGTGACATCACCAAGGGCCTGGCACCAGGTGCCCAGTCTCCCAGTTGCGAGGGCAAGCAAACCCATCATGAGCATCTCCCTTCCCCATCTCTGCTCACCATGTGGACGCTGAAATGGTTCCTGGTCCTGCTTCTGTGCCTCACCTGCAGCTATGCCTCTATGTTCTCTTCTCTGAGAGAGAAAACTAGCGAACCCCAGGGGAAGGTGCCGTACGGAGGGCACTTTCGGATTCGGCAGAATCAACCAGAGCACGCCCAAAGCTGGCTTGGGAGCAAATGGCTctggcttttgtttgttgttgtgcTGTTTGTGATACTTAAGTTTCAAAGAGACAATGAGAAGAATAAG AAGCAGAGTCCTGGCATTCGAGGCGGCCAATTTCACtctctattaaagaaaaaacaaaatgcttccCTCAACAAAGACTGTACATTCAATATCTTACACGAACTCGAGGTGGAGCTTGTGAGATTTGTGTCCAAAGTGCAGAGTCTTAAAGGTGCCATGGCAACAGGCAATGTCAGTAACCTCAAGCTTCGAAGGTCAGAGACGCCCACAGATCCACACCGTGTCACGATCTATGACATACAGGGAGAAGAAAGCTCTAGCTGA
- the FAM209B gene encoding protein FAM209B, protein MPILSYCLLEMPPSPFESSSWATPVSPINLCSEIITMARVASAQGLCDITKGLAPGAQSPSCEGKQTHHEHLPSPSLLTMWTLKWFLVLLLCLTCSYASMFSSLREKTSEPQGKVPCGGHFRIRQNLPEYAQGWLGSKWLWLLFVVVLFVILKYQRDSEKNKEQSPPGLRCFPFRTPLKKNQNASFFKDCTFNTLHELEVELARFVSKVRSLKGAMATGNISNLKLQRSEMPADPYHVTIYDIWGEESSS, encoded by the exons ATGCCCATCCTCTCTTACTGCCTGCTGGAAATGCCCCCATCTCCCTTTGAGTCCTCCTCCTGGGCGACCCCTGTGAGCCCCATTAACCTCTGTTCTGAAATCATCACAATGGCCAGGGTGGCCTCAGCTCAGGGCCTCTGTGACATCACCAAGGGCCTGGCACCAGGTGCCCAGTCTCCCAGTTGCGAGGGCAAGCAAACCCATCATGAGCATCTCCCTTCCCCATCTCTGCTCACCATGTGGACGCTGAAATGGTTCCTGGTCCTGCTTCTGTGCCTCACCTGCAGCTATGCCTCTATGTTCTCTTCTCTGAGAGAGAAAACTAGCGAACCCCAGGGGAAGGTGCCGTGCGGAGGGCACTTTCGGATTCGGCAGAATCTACCAGAGTATGCCCAAGGCTGGCTTGGGAGCAAATGGCTctggcttttgtttgttgttgtgcTGTTTGTGATACTGAAGTATCAAAGAGACAGTGAGAAGAATAAG GAGCAGAGTCCTCCTGGCCTTCGATGCTTCCCATTTCGCACTCcactaaagaaaaatcaaaatgcttCTTTTTTCAAAGACTGCACATTCAATACCTTACACGAACTCGAGGTGGAGCTTGCGAGATTTGTGTCCAAAGTGCGGAGTCTTAAAGGTGCCATGGCAACAGGCAATATCAGTAACCTCAAGCTTCAAAGGTCAGAGATGCCTGCAGATCCATACCATGTCACGATCTATGACATATGGGGAGAAGAAAGCTCTAGCTGA